In Aestuariibaculum lutulentum, one DNA window encodes the following:
- a CDS encoding RagB/SusD family nutrient uptake outer membrane protein, whose amino-acid sequence MKNILNKITCIVMIGAFTACSDYLDVTPEDKLLESQLYSTEAGINNQLNGVYHKLTSEPLYGGRLTMSTMEVLGQRYTFPRTDSYYTPFRTYNYSNGSVRGAFEGIWTNAYNAILNLNDLITNIDKYNVLNEETSQLYKGEAYGLRAMIHFDLLRIFGPVYSLNPDNIAIPYYTEAKAENGELLSATEVINLVLADLDMAEEFLANDAIIGSTPPSSNYDYNVRQLRFNYYAVKALQARVNLYAGNTEEAYTAAKFVIDETAATFPWTAPAAIISAGGDPDRVFSKEVIFGPQNVELYRRHDALFSDKLRATSVLYYSEARLTQLFEDNENDYRYNSTWIRPTSGEITFKTFYKFADVAESRMNFRYMQPLIRKSEMYYILAETETDETKALEYLNTVRYNRGLIDVEAGVDIQAEIQKEYMREFYGEGQIFFYYKRLNIEKITNANSNSSRSFVTMTPESYVVPLPESELKYQ is encoded by the coding sequence ATGAAAAACATCTTAAATAAAATAACATGTATAGTAATGATAGGGGCATTTACAGCCTGTAGTGATTACTTAGATGTTACACCTGAAGATAAGTTGTTGGAATCGCAGCTTTACAGTACCGAAGCAGGTATTAATAATCAACTTAACGGGGTCTATCATAAATTAACTTCAGAACCATTATATGGAGGAAGATTAACAATGAGTACCATGGAAGTGCTGGGACAACGTTATACATTTCCAAGAACAGATTCGTACTATACACCTTTTAGAACCTATAATTATTCTAACGGAAGTGTTAGAGGTGCTTTCGAAGGTATCTGGACAAACGCGTATAATGCTATTCTTAATTTAAACGACTTAATTACGAACATTGATAAGTATAATGTTTTAAATGAAGAGACATCTCAGCTTTATAAAGGAGAAGCCTATGGGCTTCGCGCCATGATTCATTTTGATTTATTACGAATTTTTGGTCCTGTTTATAGTTTAAACCCAGATAATATTGCCATTCCGTATTATACTGAAGCTAAGGCTGAAAACGGAGAATTGTTATCGGCAACCGAAGTCATTAATTTGGTACTGGCAGATTTAGATATGGCAGAAGAATTCTTAGCTAATGATGCCATTATAGGTAGTACGCCTCCATCATCGAATTACGATTATAACGTGAGACAACTACGTTTTAATTATTATGCGGTAAAAGCACTTCAGGCCAGAGTAAATTTGTATGCAGGAAATACAGAGGAAGCTTATACAGCAGCAAAGTTTGTTATCGATGAAACTGCCGCGACTTTCCCATGGACGGCACCAGCAGCTATTATTTCGGCAGGTGGAGATCCAGATCGTGTTTTTTCTAAGGAAGTTATTTTTGGGCCACAGAATGTTGAACTTTACAGAAGACATGATGCTTTGTTTTCAGATAAATTAAGAGCAACGTCTGTATTGTATTATAGCGAAGCGCGTTTAACTCAGTTGTTTGAAGATAATGAAAACGATTATCGTTACAATTCAACATGGATTAGACCAACTTCAGGTGAAATTACTTTTAAAACCTTCTACAAATTTGCCGATGTAGCCGAAAGTCGTATGAACTTTAGGTATATGCAGCCTTTAATCAGAAAATCAGAGATGTATTATATTTTGGCAGAAACAGAAACCGATGAAACTAAAGCTTTAGAGTATTTAAATACAGTTAGATATAATAGAGGTTTAATAGATGTAGAGGCAGGTGTAGATATTCAGGCTGAAATTCAAAAAGAGTACATGAGAGAATTTTATGGTGAAGGACAAATATTTTTCTATTACAAAAGACTTAACATAGAGAAAATAACAAATGCCAATTCAAACTCATCAAGATCGTTTGTAACAATGACACCTGAATCTTATGTGGTCCCATTACCAGAGTCTGAATTAAAATACCAATAG
- a CDS encoding SusC/RagA family TonB-linked outer membrane protein: MRRSMYLFIILFNIGAFAFSQKITLNLNGVTLHEALRTVGDKANIDFFYSDDELDINRIVNVEFVDTDVEVIVTSLIGAGFRLEEQSNGLYLIVPVEEIQQGTLVSGVVTDEIGQPLPGVTVLVKETKKGVSTDFDGNYKIIVEKGQTLVFSYVGFKSQELVYENQKSITVKLSEDISALDEVVVTGIVERKKDTYTGAVNTVSGEELKAIGNVNVIESLKTLDPSFIVLENNLQGSNPNVLPNIEVRGKTSISNEDLRDEYGADPNSPLFILDGFETNLRTIVDLDMNRVASITILKDAASTALYGSKAANGVVVVETIKPREGQIQVSYTGDFTVEVPDLSDYNLMNSTEKLEYERLAGMWTYYIPDMQVQIRYDELYNERLADILRGVDTYWLSEPVRTAVSQRHSVTGSGGSEALRFNAGFNYRDGQGVMKGSGRDTWGGNVDLIYRNGKVNISNRLYVSGYQAEESNYGSFSNFANANPYYRKYNEFGEITRYLDNSLRGDLVNPLYQTLLNSSDQTNGFSIQNNFGAIIDLTSKLRLQGGLQVRKSLTEREVFVDPEDPRFDDNSFFEKGTYNNTETQAFSYMANAMLVYNNVFAEKHSLTVNFRTEIEEQNNEVYGTKAVGFPAGANPNPSFSFSYSPDSKPSYSTRKYRRNNVMGSLNYSYDKRYLVDFNYRLDGSTAFGSNEQFSPFWSAGFGWNIHNEKGFNSNTINLLRLKQTFGYTGNQNLGSVASTSVYAYGNTINILGVGTELVTFANANLEWQRTYDTNLGLDFGLFNNRLDGQFNLYRKNTDPLIVPVSLASSTGLVGYPLNVGRLEVRGFEALINYKVINNTQKDFMWRVGLTGATAKTEYDGFGNKLQDLDEDAIASGSLLRYRDGYSPDDIWAVPSMGIDPATGKEVFLKKNGQTTFDYDYQDEVVVGNSRPTFEGVFSNFVSLKGFTLGVNLRYRFGGQQFNNALFNKVENIGYWGVINNQDKRALYDRWQQPGDLAQFKDISDTDSVPISSRFVQDENVIIGESINFGYRATNKGWIEAIGMKSLRFNAYMNNIFRVSSVLAERGIDYPFARSVSFSINATF, encoded by the coding sequence ATGAGGCGATCAATGTACTTGTTTATTATTTTATTCAATATCGGTGCTTTTGCATTTTCACAAAAAATCACATTAAATCTCAATGGCGTTACTCTCCATGAAGCCTTAAGAACAGTTGGGGATAAGGCTAATATCGATTTCTTTTATAGTGATGATGAGTTAGATATTAATAGAATTGTTAATGTAGAATTTGTTGATACTGATGTAGAAGTAATTGTTACATCTTTAATAGGTGCTGGTTTCAGATTAGAAGAGCAAAGTAACGGCTTATATTTAATTGTACCAGTGGAAGAAATACAACAGGGAACCCTGGTTAGTGGTGTGGTTACCGATGAAATCGGTCAGCCTTTACCGGGAGTAACTGTTTTAGTAAAAGAAACCAAAAAAGGTGTTAGTACCGATTTTGATGGTAATTATAAGATTATAGTTGAAAAGGGACAAACGCTGGTATTTAGCTATGTTGGTTTTAAATCTCAAGAATTAGTTTACGAAAATCAAAAAAGTATAACTGTCAAGCTTTCCGAAGATATCTCGGCTTTAGATGAGGTCGTTGTTACGGGTATTGTAGAGCGTAAAAAAGATACCTACACAGGAGCAGTAAATACTGTAAGTGGAGAAGAACTTAAAGCTATTGGTAATGTTAATGTAATAGAAAGTTTAAAAACATTAGACCCTTCCTTTATAGTTCTCGAGAATAATCTTCAGGGATCTAACCCTAATGTGCTGCCAAACATTGAGGTAAGAGGGAAAACGAGTATTTCTAACGAAGACTTAAGAGACGAGTATGGAGCCGATCCAAACAGTCCTTTATTTATTTTAGATGGATTTGAAACCAACCTCCGTACCATTGTAGATTTAGATATGAACCGTGTGGCTTCCATTACTATTTTAAAAGATGCTGCTTCTACTGCTTTATATGGTTCTAAAGCTGCAAATGGTGTTGTTGTTGTAGAAACGATTAAACCCAGAGAAGGTCAAATTCAAGTAAGTTATACGGGTGATTTTACTGTAGAGGTTCCAGATTTAAGTGATTATAACTTAATGAATTCAACAGAGAAATTAGAATATGAGCGCTTAGCAGGTATGTGGACTTATTATATACCAGATATGCAAGTACAAATAAGATATGATGAATTATATAACGAAAGGTTAGCCGATATCCTTAGGGGGGTTGATACCTATTGGTTAAGTGAGCCGGTTCGTACAGCGGTATCGCAAAGGCATTCTGTTACAGGAAGTGGAGGTTCTGAAGCACTTCGTTTTAATGCAGGATTTAACTATCGCGATGGTCAAGGTGTTATGAAAGGTTCTGGTCGTGATACCTGGGGAGGTAATGTCGATTTAATTTATCGTAATGGTAAAGTGAATATATCTAATAGATTATATGTAAGTGGGTATCAAGCCGAAGAATCTAATTATGGTTCATTTTCAAATTTTGCCAATGCTAATCCTTACTATAGAAAATATAATGAGTTTGGTGAAATTACACGATATTTAGATAATTCACTACGAGGTGATTTGGTAAATCCGTTATATCAAACATTATTAAATAGTAGCGATCAAACGAACGGGTTTAGCATCCAAAATAACTTTGGGGCGATTATAGATCTTACTTCAAAATTAAGATTGCAAGGAGGGCTTCAAGTAAGAAAGTCTTTAACAGAAAGAGAAGTATTTGTCGATCCGGAAGATCCAAGATTTGACGATAATAGTTTTTTCGAAAAAGGAACTTACAACAATACAGAAACTCAGGCTTTTAGTTATATGGCTAATGCGATGTTAGTTTATAACAATGTTTTTGCAGAAAAGCACAGTTTAACCGTTAACTTTAGAACTGAAATTGAAGAACAAAATAATGAGGTTTATGGTACTAAAGCTGTAGGATTTCCAGCGGGAGCAAATCCTAACCCTAGTTTCTCATTTAGCTATAGTCCCGATTCAAAACCTAGCTATTCAACAAGAAAATACCGTCGTAATAACGTTATGGGATCTTTAAATTATTCTTATGACAAACGTTATTTAGTAGATTTTAACTATCGTTTAGATGGATCAACAGCTTTTGGGTCTAACGAACAATTTTCGCCATTCTGGTCGGCAGGTTTTGGTTGGAATATTCATAATGAAAAAGGATTTAATTCTAATACTATAAACTTATTACGTTTAAAACAAACCTTTGGTTATACAGGTAATCAAAATTTAGGTAGTGTTGCTTCAACATCTGTATATGCTTACGGAAATACTATTAATATACTTGGTGTAGGGACAGAGCTGGTGACTTTTGCAAACGCTAATCTGGAATGGCAACGTACCTACGATACCAACTTAGGTTTAGATTTTGGTCTATTTAACAATAGGTTAGACGGACAGTTTAACTTGTATAGAAAAAATACCGATCCGTTAATTGTGCCAGTTAGTTTAGCATCATCAACAGGTCTTGTAGGTTACCCATTAAATGTAGGTCGATTAGAAGTTAGAGGTTTTGAAGCACTTATAAATTATAAAGTGATTAACAATACCCAAAAAGACTTTATGTGGCGTGTTGGTTTAACAGGAGCTACCGCTAAAACAGAATACGATGGTTTTGGAAACAAACTTCAGGATTTAGATGAAGATGCTATTGCAAGTGGCTCTTTATTAAGATACAGAGACGGTTATAGCCCAGACGATATATGGGCAGTACCATCTATGGGTATCGACCCTGCAACAGGTAAAGAAGTGTTTTTAAAGAAAAACGGACAAACCACTTTCGATTATGATTACCAAGACGAAGTGGTAGTTGGAAATTCAAGACCAACGTTTGAAGGTGTGTTTAGTAATTTTGTTAGTCTTAAAGGATTCACCCTTGGTGTAAATTTAAGATACCGTTTTGGTGGTCAACAATTTAACAATGCCCTATTTAATAAGGTAGAAAATATTGGTTATTGGGGCGTTATTAACAACCAGGATAAAAGAGCACTTTACGATAGATGGCAACAGCCTGGAGACCTGGCTCAATTCAAAGATATTTCAGATACCGATTCAGTGCCAATTTCTTCACGATTTGTACAAGATGAGAATGTCATCATTGGTGAGTCTATCAATTTTGGATATAGAGCAACAAATAAAGGCTGGATTGAGGCTATCGGAATGAAATCGTTACGTTTTAACGCATACATGAACAATATATTTAGAGTGTCTTCGGTATTAGCAGAAAGAGGTATAGATTATCCTTTTGCACGTTCGGTATCGTTTAGTATTAACGCAACATTTTAA
- a CDS encoding FecR family protein, which yields MSRKLYSKYKIAELISKSLMGTIESTEQAELDTWLQNEEASKLYNEICNQNKLSDKYEFYQSLNTDKNFNQLQQKIKKSSRVRQIKSVLKYAAVVVILLGVTFYWQNRASEQEQKVSQEILNEIKPGYSQATLILADGTEIALDSHKNESIQTNGVSSIQNKDNVLEYKESNQEALASVGYNTLHVPHGGIYSVVLPDGTKVWVNSASSITYPEAFTGNTREVELSGEAYFDVVKSDKKFIVKTNTLNVTVLGTSFNVSAYDDDEFFATTLVEGKVELTSQHAGSIVLEPNQQGYYIKGNNHIQLNQKISVRNYTSWKDGKFYFEHEPLENILKKLGRWYDFKVNFEEDKIKKVVFTGVARKDNELRSLMDMIAKTARIDYKAYKNQNKTIEVKILKK from the coding sequence ATGAGCAGAAAATTGTATTCAAAATATAAAATTGCCGAGTTGATTAGTAAATCTCTAATGGGGACTATAGAATCGACGGAACAAGCAGAGCTTGATACCTGGCTGCAGAATGAAGAAGCTTCCAAGTTGTACAACGAAATTTGCAATCAAAACAAATTGAGCGATAAATATGAATTTTATCAATCTTTAAATACCGATAAAAATTTCAATCAACTTCAACAAAAGATTAAAAAATCTAGCAGGGTAAGACAAATTAAAAGCGTATTAAAGTATGCAGCTGTTGTGGTTATCCTTCTTGGGGTAACTTTTTATTGGCAAAATCGAGCTTCAGAGCAAGAACAGAAAGTATCTCAGGAAATATTAAATGAAATTAAACCAGGGTATTCTCAAGCGACCTTGATTTTGGCTGATGGTACCGAAATCGCTTTAGATTCACATAAAAATGAGAGTATTCAAACCAATGGAGTAAGTTCTATTCAAAATAAAGATAACGTTCTTGAATATAAAGAATCAAATCAAGAAGCTTTAGCTTCGGTAGGTTATAATACCTTACATGTGCCACATGGTGGAATTTATAGTGTGGTATTACCGGACGGAACCAAAGTTTGGGTGAATTCGGCATCATCAATTACCTATCCAGAAGCTTTTACAGGAAACACCAGAGAAGTTGAATTGTCTGGGGAAGCTTATTTTGATGTGGTTAAAAGTGATAAGAAGTTTATTGTTAAAACAAATACGTTAAATGTTACTGTTTTAGGTACTTCTTTTAATGTAAGTGCATACGATGATGACGAATTTTTCGCAACAACTTTGGTAGAAGGAAAAGTAGAGTTAACATCTCAACACGCTGGTAGTATTGTGTTAGAGCCAAATCAGCAAGGTTATTACATAAAAGGAAACAATCATATTCAATTAAACCAAAAAATAAGTGTTAGAAACTATACATCATGGAAAGATGGTAAATTTTATTTCGAACACGAACCACTGGAAAACATACTAAAAAAATTAGGCAGATGGTATGATTTTAAAGTGAATTTTGAGGAAGACAAAATTAAAAAAGTGGTATTTACTGGGGTTGCTCGAAAGGATAATGAGTTGAGAAGCTTAATGGATATGATTGCAAAAACAGCACGAATAGATTATAAAGCATATAAAAACCAAAATAAGACTATTGAAGTGAAAATATTGAAAAAATAA